atatacataacaTTTCGCAtgtttattttctattattgtaacatatttttcactttaaagAGATTTCACTTCATTaagttcaaatatttaaacttgcacaaaaaatatCGGTCTAAAAAAAGTCATCGATTATCAAGTTGGGTATCGCAAAACGATTTTATGCGTAGTAGTTTAAGAACTGGCAATTTCAGTTagggaaaattaaatattataaggTACACTTAAGCTGATAATATCGATATTCAAATTTTCAGTAgtttctatttaaaaaaattttaacacaACTTTATTGGAAGAATTACCGTGTAAACTAACCACTTGTTGTTATCTGCAATCAATCTTCACCTGTTCGATTCAGTTTTGCGGAGTCACAACGCAACAATCTCCAATAAATACAGCTTTTATACCGCGCGATTAACATTATTAACATTTCGCTAGTCGCCCAGTGCAGACGAGTTACCTCTTAGTACGGTACTGATAAGACATTTCTAGTCAAATCATTATAATCGCATATCTGTGAACTCTGAAATGGCGGCCAAGAAACTGGATGCCATAATCTTCGGGGCCTCCGGGTTTACCGGAAAGTACACCGTCTTCGAGGCTGTCAGCGTGCTGAAGGGCCTGCAATGGGGCATCGCTGGTCGCAACCAGGAGAAGCTGCAGTCGGTGCTCCGGGAGATGGGTGCAAAGTCCAAGACGGACCTCTCCCAAACACCCATCGTCATCGCGGACGTGAACAACGAGGCGTCGCTGCTGGAGATGGCTAAACGCTGCCGTATTGTGGTTAATACGGCGGGACCATATCGGTTCTTCGGCGAGAGAGTGGTCAAGGCTTGCATTGAAGCGGGAACGCATCACGTAGACGTAAGCGGAGAGCCCCAATATATGGAAACCATGCAGCTGCGCTACCATGATCTCGCCAAGGAGCGTGGCGTGTACGTGATCAGTGCGTGCGGCTTTGATTCCATTCCCGCCGACATGGGAGTCACCTTCGTGGAGAAGAACTTTGACGGAGTTGTCAACTCGGTGGAGAACTTTGTCCACATGGGCGTCAAGGGCGGTACCAAGGGAACGGGCAGTGCTGCCCTTAACACCGGCACCTGGGAGAGCGCCATTCACGCTATCGCCAACCGAAGCGAGTCAGTGGCCATCCGGCGAAAATTGTTCCCCGAGCGGCTGCCCAAGTTCCAGCCGGCTCTTAAGTCAAGACCGCCGCTTTCCCGTGCTGCGGAGGTGGACAACAAGGTGATCCTACCTTTCCCCGAAACAGATCGCTCGGTGGTGATGCGCTCGCAGCGTTTCCTTTACGAATTGGAGAAGAAGCGACCCATTCAGATGCAGGCCTACATGACGTATCCCTCGTGGTTCGCAGCCAGCGTTGTCGTGCTATTCGCCTCGGTCATTGGCATTATGTCCAAGTTCTCCTTTGGccgccagctgctgctgaagtACCCCAGCGTCTTCTCCGGCGGCATGGCTTCCCGCGAGGGTCCCAGTGAGGCCAGGATGGAGCGATCCTTCTTCAGAATGACCATGAAGGCCACAGGCTGGCCCAAATCCGAAAAACTAGCCGAGAGCACTGATCAGTACACCTCTCCGCCCACAAAGACGTTGACCGTGAAGATTGAGGGACCCAATCCCGGCTATGGATCCACTTGCGTCGCACTGCTCTCGACGGCGAAAACCATCCTCAACGAAAGCGACAAGATGCCCGGATCCGGTGGAGTCCTGCCGCCCGGAGCGGCCTTCCGAGGTACCAGCCTCATCAGCGAGCTGGAGAAGCACGAGCACGGCATCAAGTTCGAGATCGTGGCTAACAAATAGAGTCTATAATGGAATGTAATTGATGTTATTGAAAAAATTCGCTAAATATATTCAACTTATTTGTGCTAAtatgaaaaagaaatacaaaaccATTCCTTTCGATTAAATAGTTAGTTATAGTATCTTGGGTACAGGtaggtattatttattatttcatatttattaatattaaccatttatttttattactaGAAACCAGATCAGTTCCACTCTATTTAAAATTAGTGCTTCATCTAGTTCCCTCTGGGATTTTTGCAGTACTTGCAGCACGGTCACACCGATAGTATTTTGTATCGATTGTTTGGTTATCGCTATCGCAGTTTGGCTACCTTCGTTGTTTACCTTTTGGTCATTACCAATTTAGACGCCAACGCGAGAATACATAAATTATGAGTGCTGAAATATCCGGCTTCCGGCGGTTCCTGCACTGGGGCCCCATTGCCGCCCTTAGTAAGTGTTTGCCAAACTGGTGATAAGAGGAGCCATTCTGTGGATCCGTGGGATGGATAAAATTTGCAATATGTACACTGGTGAAAGTGAAGTCAAAGGACTGATTGTTGTATAGGATCCAATTACGTGGGCGGCACTTGCACCGGACACGCCCCACTCCGGGCTATGAGTGCGCCATATCGCGTTTCATATGCCATCCAAACACCCACACCAAACGGGGAGCTCCAATCGGTTGTCCACCCACCAGggacatttaatttgcttaattGCGTTTTAGTTGTGTGTCGTTTGCTCTTTTATTGCCCGGGTAACCCTAGTCCTTGAAGCCTATCGGGAATTTCACGGAGCCACCAAACATGGCGTGCAAATCGTCCGTTTGGCTGTCGGCGGGTTAGACGGCATAGGACTTCCGGACCACCACGATATCGAACTGATATACAATTGTTCTCGGCATAATGGCTTTATTAGACGCCGGTCGCTTGTTGCTGCTCTCCAAAAAGGACTCGGAATCAGTCAGAGAAACGTCGAAATTACTTATTACTGGACCGTGGTGCCGGCTAATCAACTCGAAAAGCGacaataaactaaataaatgaCCCTTATTTCCTCCGCACGCAATTGCCAAGCGAAGCATGGCCACCAAAGTCACCCCCatccaaacaaaaacaggGCTAGGTCCCTCCAACTACGTGTATCAAATTGTTGTGTATGAATCACACTAATGTTTATCTACCTCTTTGCTTACAGGCATCATCAAGTGCATAACGCTGACGACGCTCTACATGAACTCGATGTGGTGGCCGCCAAATGAATCATTCGCTGGATTCGCCCACCAGGCCCTGTTCCTGCTCCTTTCCACGCTGGCCACATTCAATTACGTCATGGCCACGTTGACAGGTCCCGGACTGATGCCAAAACGGTGGCATCCCAAGGTAACCGGAGAACCAGAACGCCACGGAAAACGGAATGGTGGAGAAACATTTGTTGTGACACGACGACCTGTCAACCGCCTCCACCTAGTTCGAGACACCTGTTACCATTGATAGTTCCCACCATTTGGCCCGAAAAACTGTTGACCTGTCACGAACTGCCAAAGTACTTAGTCCGGGGGTGGTTTTTTCGTCCCTTTGTGCATCGTCATTCCAAGGCGGAAGCAATTGTTTAGCGTCCGAAGAGTAGGTGCCGAGTTTTCTGCCTCTGTTTTCGGTCTCAACGGGGTCTCCATGTCCGATTTCCAGGCCAGACAAATGGGCCAAGGCGGCCCATTGGCGTGTGTGACTGCTTATCGCATAATCCTCGCCAATTAAACgctgcaatttattttaaagaatcCGGTCCCAACGGACTAACCCCCAACATAGTTGTCGTGCAAGGGCCACCGCCGGCTGTAACGTTTTTCGACTGCCATTCATTTTGTCCGGTAGTGGTGCGACccaaatataatttattagcGGCGACTCCTCACATTACGGCCAGGCGGGCCCTGCACGCGAACGCACTCTACGGGGCCCAAAGTCCGTAATGCAATTACCcgaatttgcataaatgtttTGTAGGCGAGCCCAGACGCAAGAGGGGCATATAAGCTGGGCCAGTTGGGTGGCCCACGGGCAATGGGAGGTGGTCACTTAATGAGCTGTGCGTCGTTAGGTTTTGTTGTACCTGGCTGTTTCGGGAAACGCGCATAAATCACGAATAATATGCTCGTTTTCTTTCGCTCTgtattttaatgaatttaaattttggcaGGATCCCAAGGACGCTCAGTTCCTGCAGTACTGCAAAAAGTGCGAGGGGTACAAAGCCCCGCGCTCCCATCATTGTCGCAAATGTAAGTTCTCATATCGCACTAAAgattaaaactttttgcattttgaatttataataagcgactaaaaatgtttttttctaAATTCACATTTCTATACTTTTTCCAACTTAGGTGATCGCTGCGTCAAGAAGATGGACCACCACTGCCCGTGGATCAATCACTGCGTTGGCTGGGCCAATCACGCGTACTTCACATACTTCCTGCTCTTCTCCATCCTGGGCAGCCTGCAGGGCACCGTGGTGCTGTGCTGCTCCTTCTGGCGGGGCATATACCGCTACTACTATCTCACCCACGGACTGGCGCACTTGGCCAGCGTACAGTTCACGCTGCTCAGCATCATCATGTGCATCCTGGGCATGGGCCTGGCCATCGGTGTCGTCATTGGCCTGAGCATGCTGCTGTTCATTCAGCTGAAGACGATTGTCAACAACCAGACGGGCATAGAGATTTGGATAGTGGAGAAGGCACTTTACCGCCGTTATAGAAATGCCGACTGCGACAACGAGTTCCTATATCCATATGATTTGGGATGGCGCGCCAATTTGCGACTGGTATTCAATGACGAGTGCCAAAAGCGGGGAGATGGCATTGAGTGGCCTGTGGCGGAGGGTTGTGATCAGTATACATTGACGGTGAGTATTGGATATGGTTGTCACAGAGCGCAGATTAACGTGTACCCCTTGCAGCGCGAGCAACTAGCGCAAAAAGAGGAGAAACGAGCTCGAACCCGCACCTTCAGATGCATAGGGCCAGTGACTGGTCGCTGGCTGCCGATCTTCTCGCAGGGATGGCGAGTTTGTGTTGCCGCTCCCTGCTCCGATGAGCCACGCATCAGCCTGCGAACCAACGACATGATTAAGGTTACTCGCTTCCGCACCCACTGGCTGTTCGGTGAACGAGTGCTTTCCGAGCAAGAGCTAGCTGGCGACAAGAAGCGCCAACGCAAGGGTCCTATCCGCGGATGGTTCCCACGACGCAGCGCCGTTGAGGTCATCGAGGCGGTCCAGGAAGGCAGCGGTGGCGATGGCAACAGTGAGACACCAGCACCTCTGGCCCAGAATGGCAACGCCCACAGCCACttaaagcagcagcagcgaaacgGACATGCCAAAAAGTACATGTAGTCCGGATCGGGCAGAGATCAATCGATGGCACTCTGCGCCACATTCGGCTTGTAAATAGAATTAGATTCCGCTTGGAGACTTGACTGTTGCACGCTTAGACAGGTGGCCGTCTAGTTTACTCTGTTAACACTGTCGACCAATAAATAACGCGAAAGTTGATATCAGTTGTTGATGTGAATCGAAATTCAACAAGTTGTGTATCAGCAAAAACCGCTTATCTTTTCCAGATAGCCAATGCAGCATAAATCTCATGGCAAAgaagtaaaaatatatataactgAAGTATTGTTTTAATGTTTCacataaaaaattgtcaaTTGATGAGACCTTATGTATTTATTGGGTATTCCATAATTTGATTATGATACAGTATATTACATATGTTTAAGTGTGGGAAATATTGTGCAAGCTCTAAACTGGTGAATCATATTTACATGTCATAGTTGCCTCGATATCCTCCACCGTACGCGGCACGATAGCAAAATTCTCCACTCCAGTCTTCGTGATTAGCACATCGTCCTCGATGCGCACACCTCCGAAATTGCGGAAGCGATTGAACATATCCACATTAATGAATTTAGCAATGTTCGGATCGGCCAGCGCGCGGTCCATCAGCCAGTTAATAAAGTAGCAGCCGGGTTCGATTGTAACATACATGCCCGCCCTAAGTACGCGGGCAAAGCGCAGCTTACTAAGCCATGGTTCAGCGGGGCGCTTTGGCTCCTTGGGCAGGTAGCCGCCCACATCGTGCACATCCAGACCGATCAAGTGGCCGAGACCATGCGGCTGGAAGACGCCAGAAACACCTGCCTCGAGCATCTCCTCCACATCGCCCTTGAGCATGCCGCCCTCCTTCAGGCGCTGCAACAACACCCGGCCCGCCAGCTTGTGCATGTCCACCCAGGAGACTCCGTCTCTGGCCGACTCCGTGACCGCATTGCGGGCATCCAGCACGGCATTGTAGATGAACTTCTGATCGTCGGTGAATTTCCCATTGGCCGGGAACGTGCAAGTAATGTCTGCGGCATAGCCACAATAGTTGGCACCCATGTCGAACAGGCAAAGATCGCCGTCCTGGACAGGCTTGCTGTTGGGAGCGCCCGCGTGTCCATAGTGCAAAATCGAGGAGTTCGTTCCGCTGCCGCAGATGCAAGTGTAGGAGGCGTGCCGGCAACCGCCCACGGAGTAGGCGTGGTGCAGGAACCAAGATTCGCCCTCAAATTCCATGCGACCGGGACGCATAAATCTCATCACCTTGATGTGGGCGTCAGAGGAAACCTTGGCCACGTAGCGTAGCACCTCGATCTCTTCGGGCGACTTGATCACCCGGCACTCAGAGAGGATGGGATAAAGCAGATCGCAGTCAGTCACGTACTTCTCCTTGCCAGCAAAGTCGGGCGGCTGGAGGGTGAGCCCACTATCACTGTTGGTGCCGCTCAATGTGAGTATCAGCTTTGGCGACGCCCTCTCCAGATAAACACTCATTTCGTCGACATAAAATACCTCGTCCACCTCATACATGGTTTTAAACTCCTGCAGACCGAGCAGTTCGCCCATCCAGGTGCCGTACTCATTAGGAAAGCGGGGAACAAAGAGAACACTCTTCTGGGCACCAGTCTTCACATCGATGGTTAGGATACCGTAGCAGCCCGGCTCCTTGACACCAAACAAGTACTGGAAATAGGACTCCTGCCGGAACACGTAGTCCACGTCGGTGTTGTACAGGCTCTGGTCCTTGCCGCCCTCGAGGAGCACCAGCAGGTTGCCATCGAACTTGAGGCCCGGCAGCAGCTCCTTGAGGATGGCCTTACCGGCACGATCCCTGTTGTTCCTGAAGAGACTCATGGGCACTGCGTGACCCGATCCCATCTGAAAGGCGGCCATGGTGTTGCTACGGAGGACAAAGTTTAACTGACGCTCTGGACAGCAATGAGTGCTCAAGCAAGTAAGATTAGCTGATAATAGCCAATAGCCAGGCTAACAAAGGCAGTAAATTATATGGGGTTTATCAgtgttttttgtgttctgtTTTCGCAACAGTATGACCGACAACTGAACGCGAAAAAAACAGCTTTAATAAATTGTCTAATGATCGtaagtttatgttttttaattagaaCATGTTATTCATGTTTTATAACGATTTTCTTTATCGCCAAATAACCCTGAAAAAGGATAAAATAGCGTATTTCCCTATATAAACAGAGATCGACATTTGTTAAAAATGAGCtaaaaattgaaactagttcCGTAGAGAGAAGCACGAAACTATCGATAACTGACGGCATCGCTAGCACTCCCAAGTCTGGTCACGCTAGAAGTGGcttttat
This genomic stretch from Drosophila yakuba strain Tai18E2 chromosome 3R, Prin_Dyak_Tai18E2_2.1, whole genome shotgun sequence harbors:
- the LOC6536813 gene encoding saccharopine dehydrogenase-like oxidoreductase yields the protein MAAKKLDAIIFGASGFTGKYTVFEAVSVLKGLQWGIAGRNQEKLQSVLREMGAKSKTDLSQTPIVIADVNNEASLLEMAKRCRIVVNTAGPYRFFGERVVKACIEAGTHHVDVSGEPQYMETMQLRYHDLAKERGVYVISACGFDSIPADMGVTFVEKNFDGVVNSVENFVHMGVKGGTKGTGSAALNTGTWESAIHAIANRSESVAIRRKLFPERLPKFQPALKSRPPLSRAAEVDNKVILPFPETDRSVVMRSQRFLYELEKKRPIQMQAYMTYPSWFAASVVVLFASVIGIMSKFSFGRQLLLKYPSVFSGGMASREGPSEARMERSFFRMTMKATGWPKSEKLAESTDQYTSPPTKTLTVKIEGPNPGYGSTCVALLSTAKTILNESDKMPGSGGVLPPGAAFRGTSLISELEKHEHGIKFEIVANK
- the LOC6536814 gene encoding palmitoyltransferase ZDHHC6, producing MSAEISGFRRFLHWGPIAALSIIKCITLTTLYMNSMWWPPNESFAGFAHQALFLLLSTLATFNYVMATLTGPGLMPKRWHPKDPKDAQFLQYCKKCEGYKAPRSHHCRKCDRCVKKMDHHCPWINHCVGWANHAYFTYFLLFSILGSLQGTVVLCCSFWRGIYRYYYLTHGLAHLASVQFTLLSIIMCILGMGLAIGVVIGLSMLLFIQLKTIVNNQTGIEIWIVEKALYRRYRNADCDNEFLYPYDLGWRANLRLVFNDECQKRGDGIEWPVAEGCDQYTLTREQLAQKEEKRARTRTFRCIGPVTGRWLPIFSQGWRVCVAAPCSDEPRISLRTNDMIKVTRFRTHWLFGERVLSEQELAGDKKRQRKGPIRGWFPRRSAVEVIEAVQEGSGGDGNSETPAPLAQNGNAHSHLKQQQRNGHAKKYM
- the LOC6536815 gene encoding xaa-Pro dipeptidase, with the protein product MAAFQMGSGHAVPMSLFRNNRDRAGKAILKELLPGLKFDGNLLVLLEGGKDQSLYNTDVDYVFRQESYFQYLFGVKEPGCYGILTIDVKTGAQKSVLFVPRFPNEYGTWMGELLGLQEFKTMYEVDEVFYVDEMSVYLERASPKLILTLSGTNSDSGLTLQPPDFAGKEKYVTDCDLLYPILSECRVIKSPEEIEVLRYVAKVSSDAHIKVMRFMRPGRMEFEGESWFLHHAYSVGGCRHASYTCICGSGTNSSILHYGHAGAPNSKPVQDGDLCLFDMGANYCGYAADITCTFPANGKFTDDQKFIYNAVLDARNAVTESARDGVSWVDMHKLAGRVLLQRLKEGGMLKGDVEEMLEAGVSGVFQPHGLGHLIGLDVHDVGGYLPKEPKRPAEPWLSKLRFARVLRAGMYVTIEPGCYFINWLMDRALADPNIAKFINVDMFNRFRNFGGVRIEDDVLITKTGVENFAIVPRTVEDIEATMTCKYDSPV